From the genome of Adhaeribacter pallidiroseus:
GCACTATATCGCGGGCCACTTCTAGCTTGGGCTTTAATTCAAAGTTAACTATTTTCTCTTTCTCCATAATCGAGATTTTGTTGGTGTCGTGGCGGAACCCGGCCCCCGAATCGTTCAATGAATTAAGAATGATTAAATCAAAGTTTTTCTTTAGCAGCTTGGCTTGTGCATTTTCTGTTTCCTGGTCTGTTTCTAAGGCAAAGCCTACGGAGAGTTGCTCTGGTTTTTTAAATTTTCCTAAGGCTGCTGCTATATCAACGTTTTTTACCAGTTCAATTGTTAAGGTAGCTTCCTTTTTTTTAATTTTTTTATCTGCTACTACCTTCGGGCGGTAATCGGCCACGGCGGCCGCAAAAATCCAGATGTTGGTCTGGGCCGCTAATTGCAGGCATTGCTCGTACATTTGCTCCGCCGATACTACCGGGAAAGTGGTAATATTACGATGTTGCGCTTGTAATGCGGTTGGGCCAGCTACCAGTAAAACAA
Proteins encoded in this window:
- a CDS encoding phosphopantothenoylcysteine decarboxylase encodes the protein MHSLKGKTVLLTAGPTQEAIDPVRFISNHSSGKMGYALAECLAEEGALVLLVAGPTALQAQHRNITTFPVVSAEQMYEQCLQLAAQTNIWIFAAAVADYRPKVVADKKIKKKEATLTIELVKNVDIAAALGKFKKPEQLSVGFALETDQETENAQAKLLKKNFDLIILNSLNDSGAGFRHDTNKISIMEKEKIVNFELKPKLEVARDIVRYIGEKVHV